A stretch of the Streptomyces sp. WMMB303 genome encodes the following:
- a CDS encoding nucleotide sugar dehydrogenase, whose amino-acid sequence MPADLAVLGLAHSGLPLAQAATANGISTIGYDPDRGVVADIGAGRPPGDAPLAAAEVRRMLAKGFGASSDPAVLGQVRTAVICAATALGPNRAPDLSAVRTAARTLAARLRPRTLVVVESSVHPGCTEDVVRPLLEEGSGLRAGRDFHLACSPSRVDPGNRTHDYTAIPKVIGGLTPACTEAAAAFYGRLTKVVRARGPREAETAKLLETNYRHINIALMNEMAVFCHDLGIDLWDVVRCAETKPFGFQSFRPGPGVGGPSVPIDPNYLSYHSRSLGYPLRMVELAQEVNERMPRYVAQRAAVLLNEHGKSARGARILLLGVTYKPDLASQEGAPAREVAGRLKELGAQLSYHDPYVPQWRVAGRPVPRADALYEAAADADLTLLLQHHRRYDLQGLAAKAQLLLDTRGASPTGAAHRL is encoded by the coding sequence ATGCCCGCAGATCTCGCCGTGCTGGGACTCGCCCATTCGGGGCTGCCGCTCGCCCAGGCAGCGACAGCGAACGGAATCAGCACCATCGGGTACGACCCCGACCGCGGTGTCGTCGCCGATATCGGCGCGGGCCGGCCACCGGGAGACGCGCCGCTCGCCGCCGCCGAGGTACGGCGGATGCTCGCCAAAGGCTTCGGCGCCAGCAGCGACCCGGCCGTCCTCGGACAGGTGCGCACCGCCGTCATCTGCGCGGCCACCGCACTCGGCCCCAACCGGGCACCCGACCTGAGCGCCGTCCGCACCGCCGCCCGCACCCTGGCCGCCCGGCTGCGCCCGCGCACCCTCGTCGTCGTCGAGTCCAGCGTCCACCCCGGCTGCACGGAGGACGTCGTACGGCCGCTGCTGGAAGAGGGGTCCGGGCTGCGGGCCGGGCGCGACTTCCACCTCGCCTGCTCACCCTCCCGGGTCGACCCCGGCAACCGCACCCACGACTACACCGCCATCCCCAAAGTCATCGGCGGCCTCACCCCCGCCTGCACCGAAGCCGCCGCCGCGTTCTACGGGCGGCTCACCAAGGTCGTCCGTGCCCGGGGGCCGCGCGAGGCCGAGACCGCCAAGCTCCTGGAGACCAACTACCGGCACATCAACATCGCCCTCATGAACGAGATGGCCGTCTTCTGCCACGACCTCGGCATCGACCTGTGGGACGTGGTGCGGTGCGCGGAGACCAAGCCCTTCGGCTTCCAGTCCTTCCGGCCCGGCCCCGGCGTCGGCGGCCCCAGCGTGCCCATCGACCCCAACTACCTCTCCTACCACAGCCGTTCGCTGGGCTACCCGCTGCGCATGGTGGAACTCGCCCAGGAAGTCAACGAACGCATGCCCCGCTACGTCGCCCAACGCGCCGCCGTACTGCTGAACGAACACGGCAAATCCGCCCGCGGCGCACGCATCCTGCTGCTCGGCGTGACCTACAAACCCGACCTCGCCAGCCAGGAGGGCGCCCCAGCCCGCGAAGTCGCCGGCCGCCTCAAAGAACTCGGCGCCCAACTCAGCTACCACGACCCCTACGTGCCGCAGTGGCGCGTCGCGGGCCGGCCCGTACCCCGCGCCGACGCACTGTACGAGGCCGCCGCGGACGCGGACCTCACCCTGCTGTTGCAGCATCATCGCCGCTACGACCTGCAGGGGCTCGCCGCGAAAGCGCAACTCCTCCTCGACACCCGCGGAGCGAGCCCCACCGGTGCGGCACACCGCCTCTGA